In the SAR202 cluster bacterium genome, CCATCAGCTCAGCGGCCTTACTTGCCTCGCAACGCCCCTCCAGAACAAGGTTCAGTATCTGTGCTCTCTTCGCTTCTCGCTCGGTCAAATGTAGTCCTCTCATGGACTGACATATTCACTGAGCAGTTACCTACTGACAATATCACTGAGCAAAGACACTCATACGCCGTCCCCGTACCCTTTACCCCTTCTTTATGATAAACTTGCGCTCGCATTGAATCCCCCTGTGGAGCGCATATGGGAGAGGTAGAGCTACACTTCAAGGCCGCCGTTCCAACGTTCGACGCCTGCGTCTTCCTGGGCAGGCGTTACAACCGCTACGTCCGCTCGGACAGCGTCGCAGGCATTATCGAATCCATGGACCGGTGCGGTGTCGGCAAGGCGCTCGTCTCCCACGTCCATGCTATCGACTTTGACGGCGAGGACGGCAACGAGGTGCTTCTCCAGGAGATGAAGGGGCAACCGCGGCTCGTGCCCCAGTTCGGCGCCAACCCCACTATGGATGATGCAGGGCAGCTCATCGCGCAGATGCGTGCCCATGGCGTGCGCTCAGTTCGGATAGACCCCAAGCAGCACAACTACCCTTTCACGGACTGGATGGCGAAGGGATGGCTGGACAGGCTTGCTAAAGAGGGGATTTCTGTCTTCGTCGCAGCCCCTCAGATAGAGCCAGACCAACTTCACACCATGCTTCGCGCGCACCCGGATTTGCGCGTCGTCCTTAGCGAAGTCCACTACGTGCATACCCCATGGATATTCCCGCTTGTCAGGGCCGTGCCCAACGTCTACGTGGAGATTTCTCGGTTCGTCGTGGTTGACGGGCCGAAGCGCCTCGTAGACGCAATGGGGCTGCACCGGGTCCTGTTCGGCTCGCGGTTCCCTGATTCCGCGATGGCGCCCCACCTGTACGGACTGCACCAGATGGGCTTCACAAAGGCGGAGCTTTCTGCAATCTGCGCCGGCAACCTTGAAAAGCTTCTTGGAAGGGCTGCGTAAATGGCAAAGATCGTCGACACCCCGGTAATCGATGTACATGCCCACGTTGGCCAGTGGGGCGCAAAGTTCAGGCCGGCCTCGCCAAAGATGTACGTTGATATCATGGACGCGGCCGGGGTGGACAGAATGGGGTTCAACTGCATCTATTTCGACGACGAGCGGAAGTCGCACAACGTGGTCGCGGACTGGGTGAGCAAGTACCCGGACAGGTTCATCGGCGTCGCGTTCGGCACGCCGCGCCACCCGGACGAGACGATCCCGGAGCTCGAGCGCGCTTTCGACCAACTCGGCTTCAAGTACATGAAGATCTACCCCACTTACTACACCAAGCCGGTAGACGACCCCTCGTACGATCTTATCTTCGAGTGGGCCAACAGCCGTGGCATAGTGATTATGTGCCACTCTTCCAACGTGGCTGACTGGGACACACTGAC is a window encoding:
- a CDS encoding amidohydrolase, producing MAKIVDTPVIDVHAHVGQWGAKFRPASPKMYVDIMDAAGVDRMGFNCIYFDDERKSHNVVADWVSKYPDRFIGVAFGTPRHPDETIPELERAFDQLGFKYMKIYPTYYTKPVDDPSYDLIFEWANSRGIVIMCHSSNVADWDTLTLPTKFIGLAKRFTKVKWLLAHSGNAMRGQVLAVEAAKQCPNIYLEICTSFAEAGTIEFLVNGAGEDRVLFGSDIPLMDPRYHVGRVVTADISEAAKQKVLGLNAKKLLGL